GAAGGGCTTAATTATCGACACAATGAACTACAAAAAACAGCTGATTTTTTAAGTGTAAGGATCGAAAAATTTAATGAACAGTTAGGAAAAGCACAAAAATCTTATATGGCAAAACGACAGCAGTTATCCGCATGGGAAAGTAAATTAAAAATAATAGAAAGGAATATTGGCATTCCGGACTATGAAACAAATAACGTTCATGGATATATACCCACAGAACGATAAATGCTCAAAAATAAGAAAAGTATCCAGCAATGCTTTTTTTCTTGATGAAAATAAAAACATATCCTATGCGTCTAAATGCAATGATTGTAGGTTTGACTGTAAACAGAGTTATCGTGCTAAGATAATCTGTTGCCCTAAATATGGAAGTAAAAATAAAATCTAAAAAAATAGCCTTTTCTGGCACTAAATTTTATCACTCAGTTGAGTGATTTTTTTATTGTCTAAATACAGGAGGAAGATCAATGCGGTATCAAGAGAAAGTTCAAATAGCGAACACAATGTCAATTTTTGAATATTGTCAGTTAATTGGCTTTGAGCTCAAGAAAGTCGGCAGTGATTATAAGCATCCAGACCCGCAAGGGGATTGGAATGGTCTTAATGTTACTTTGGACGGTTGGGGTTGGAAAAACTTCTCGCCGGACAGTGTTGCATTTGACCGTGGCGGCCCGATTCTCTTTGTCCGTTGGCTGCATGAAGTTCAAACTGGTGAAGCCTATGATCAAGTAGAAGCTATCAATGAAATGGTAAAACTCAAAGGTTATGACTTGTCCGAAGAAATTTCAAAAAAGGATTATCAAGCATTGATCCGCCAAAATATAGGCAATACGAAAAAGAGATGGGAAAACAAGGAAAGCAGAATAAATCAAAAGAAAGAATTTAAACTGCCTCCCAAAAGCAATACCTACAATCGGCTTTTTGCTTATTTAACAAAGAAAAGAATGCTGGATAAAGCTTTTGTTCAAAAGCTCGTAGATCACCATGTTCTTTATGAAAGTGGTGATTTTCACAATTGTGTGTTTCTTTACAAAAATTTCAATCAGGAAG
The DNA window shown above is from Eubacterium limosum and carries:
- a CDS encoding DUF3991 and TOPRIM domain-containing protein; translation: MRYQEKVQIANTMSIFEYCQLIGFELKKVGSDYKHPDPQGDWNGLNVTLDGWGWKNFSPDSVAFDRGGPILFVRWLHEVQTGEAYDQVEAINEMVKLKGYDLSEEISKKDYQALIRQNIGNTKKRWENKESRINQKKEFKLPPKSNTYNRLFAYLTKKRMLDKAFVQKLVDHHVLYESGDFHNCVFLYKNFNQEVVGAFLRGTYDRDGKKFQKCIGDDEKYGFEIKGINDRMRIFESPIDLLSRMTIFKTFAPHRLKTALEDTWFSMNGLKHEKVFHYLENHPEINVVVLSVDNDPPDRFGKRRGPDFCIKFKELIEEKYPGRYELKIDTPKYTKDWNEDLVYMKTQSLSIHTQNIECAAER